In Camelina sativa cultivar DH55 chromosome 16, Cs, whole genome shotgun sequence, a single window of DNA contains:
- the LOC104750605 gene encoding BTB/POZ domain-containing protein At1g67900-like isoform X2, whose amino-acid sequence MKFMKLGSRPDTFYTSEDLRCVSSEVSSDFTIEVSGSRYLLHKFPLLSKCLRLQRMCSESPESIIQLPEFPGGVEAFELCAKFCYGITITISAYNIVAARCAAEYLQMSEEVEKGNLVYKLEVFLNSCILNGWRDSIVTLQTTKAFPLWSEDLAITSRCIEAIASKVLSHPSKVSLSHSHSRRVRDDDMSSNRAAALSRGWWAEDIAELGIDLYWRAMIAIKSGGKVKASLIGDALRVYASKWLPTLQRNKKLVGKKADSDSDSDTDTSSKNRLLLESIISLLPAEKGAVSCSFLLKLLKAANILNASTSSKMELARRVALQLEEATVSDLLIPPMSYKSEMLYDVDIVATILEQFMVQGQASPPTSPIRGKKGMMDRRRRSRSAENIDLEFQESRRSSSASHSSKLKVAKLVDGYLQQIARDVNLPLSKFVTLAESVPEFSRLDHDDLYRAIDIYLKAHKNLNKSERKRVCRVLDCKKLSMEACMQAAQNEMLPLRVVVQVLFYEQARAAAATNNGEGKMTELPSNIKALLAAHNIDPSNPNAAAFSTTTSMAAPDDQWSVSGLKSPKSKLSGTLRSKLAEDEEVDERFMNQDGGRTPSRFKAFCAIPGRPKKMFSKFLSINRNSNVKN is encoded by the exons ATGAAGTTTATGAAACTTGGATCTCGTCCTGACACTTTCTACACTTCAGAGGATTTAAg ATGTGTGTCTTCTGAAGTTTCCAGTGATTTTACAATTGAAGTGTCAGGAAGCAGATATCTTCTTCACAAG TTTCCACTACTCTCCAAATGCTTGAGGCTTCAGAGAATGTGCTCTGAGTCTCCAGAATCCATCATCCAACTTCCAGAGTTCCCAGGAGGAGTAGAGGCCTTTGAGCTCTGTGCCAAGTTCTGCTACGGAATAACAATAACGATCAGTGCTTACAACATCGTAGCCGCGAGATGTGCAGCAGAGTATCTTCAGATGTCAGAGGAGGTTGAGAAAGGTAACTTGGTGTACAAGCTTGAAGTCTTCTTGAACTCTTGTATCCTTAATGGATGGAGAGACTCCATAGTCACACTTCAAACCACAAAGGCATTTCCTCTGTGGTCTGAAGATCTAGCCATCACCAGTAGGTGCATTGAAGCTATAGCCTCTAAGGTTTTGTCTCACCCATCCAAAGTGTCTCTCTCACATAGTCATTCAAGGAGGGTTAGGGATGATGACATGTCCTCTAACAGAGCCGCTGCTTTGAGCAGAGGATGGTGGGCTGAAGATATCGCGGAGTTGGGGATAGATCTTTACTGGAGGGCTATGATTGCTATTAAATCTGGTGGCAAGGTAAAGGCAAGTCTTATCGGTGATGCCCTTAGAGTTTACGCATCTAAATGGCTTCCTACTttacaaagaaacaagaaactagTCGGTAAGAAGGCGGATTCAGACTCAGATTCGGATACGGATACTTCATCGAAGAATaggttgttgttggaatccattATAAGCTTGCTTCCTGCTGAGAAAGGCGCGGTTTCTTGCAGTTTCTTGCTTAAACTTTTGAAAGCAGCAAATATCTTAAACGCATCAACGTCCTCAAAGATGGAACTAGCGAGAAGAGTAGCTCTTCAGCTAGAAGAAGCAACGGTTAGCGATTTGTTAATACCTCCAATGTCATACAAATCAGAAATGTTATACGATGTGGACATTGTCGCGACTATCTTGGAACAGTTTATGGTCCAAGGACAGGCTAGTCCACCAACAAGCCCTATAAGAGGTAAAAAGGGAATGAtggatagaagaagaagatctcgtTCGGCTGAGAATATTGATCTTGAGTTCCAAGAGAGTAGGAGATCATCCTCTGCCTCTCATAGCTCAAAGCTTAAGGTAGCTAAGCTTGTGGATGGATATCTCCAACAGATTGCTAGAGACGTGAATCTACCGCTCTCGAAGTTTGTTACTTTAGCTGAGAGTGTCCCTGAGTTTTCAAGACTTGATCATGATGATCTCTACAGAGCCATTGACATATATCTCAAG GCTCACAAGAACTTGAATAAATCAGAAAGGAAGAGAGTTTGTAGAGTATTGGACTGCAAGAAACTGTCAATGGAAGCGTGTATGCAGGCGGCGCAGAACGAGATGCTTCCATTGAGAGTAGTGGTCCAAGTCCTCTTCTACGAGCAGGCACGAGCCGCTGCAGCAACGAACAACGGTGAAGGCAAGATGACCGAACTGCCAAGCAACATCAAAGCACTCCTAGCCGCACACAACATCGACCCTTCTAACCCAAATGCAGCCGCTTTCAGCACGACAACAAGCATGGCAGCACCGGACGATCAATGGAGCGTCTCGGGTCTCAAATCACCTAAATCAAAGCTCTCAGGGACGCTAAGAAGCAAGCTAGCTGAAGATGAAGAGGTAGACGAGAGGTTTATGAACCAAGATGGAGGAAGAACTCCGTCTCGGTTTAAGGCCTTTTGTGCAATCCCTGGCCGTCCCAAGAAG ATGTTCAGCAAGTTTTTGTCCATCAACAGAAACTCCAAcgtcaaaaactaa
- the LOC104750605 gene encoding BTB/POZ domain-containing protein At1g67900-like isoform X1 — protein MKFMKLGSRPDTFYTSEDLRCVSSEVSSDFTIEVSGSRYLLHKFPLLSKCLRLQRMCSESPESIIQLPEFPGGVEAFELCAKFCYGITITISAYNIVAARCAAEYLQMSEEVEKGNLVYKLEVFLNSCILNGWRDSIVTLQTTKAFPLWSEDLAITSRCIEAIASKVLSHPSKVSLSHSHSRRVRDDDMSSNRAAALSRGWWAEDIAELGIDLYWRAMIAIKSGGKVKASLIGDALRVYASKWLPTLQRNKKLVGKKADSDSDSDTDTSSKNRLLLESIISLLPAEKGAVSCSFLLKLLKAANILNASTSSKMELARRVALQLEEATVSDLLIPPMSYKSEMLYDVDIVATILEQFMVQGQASPPTSPIRGKKGMMDRRRRSRSAENIDLEFQESRRSSSASHSSKLKVAKLVDGYLQQIARDVNLPLSKFVTLAESVPEFSRLDHDDLYRAIDIYLKAHKNLNKSERKRVCRVLDCKKLSMEACMQAAQNEMLPLRVVVQVLFYEQARAAAATNNGEGKMTELPSNIKALLAAHNIDPSNPNAAAFSTTTSMAAPDDQWSVSGLKSPKSKLSGTLRSKLAEDEEVDERFMNQDGGRTPSRFKAFCAIPGRPKKMFSKFLSINRNSNVKN, from the exons ATGAAGTTTATGAAACTTGGATCTCGTCCTGACACTTTCTACACTTCAGAGGATTTAAg ATGTGTGTCTTCTGAAGTTTCCAGTGATTTTACAATTGAAGTGTCAGGAAGCAGATATCTTCTTCACAAG TTTCCACTACTCTCCAAATGCTTGAGGCTTCAGAGAATGTGCTCTGAGTCTCCAGAATCCATCATCCAACTTCCAGAGTTCCCAGGAGGAGTAGAGGCCTTTGAGCTCTGTGCCAAGTTCTGCTACGGAATAACAATAACGATCAGTGCTTACAACATCGTAGCCGCGAGATGTGCAGCAGAGTATCTTCAGATGTCAGAGGAGGTTGAGAAAGGTAACTTGGTGTACAAGCTTGAAGTCTTCTTGAACTCTTGTATCCTTAATGGATGGAGAGACTCCATAGTCACACTTCAAACCACAAAGGCATTTCCTCTGTGGTCTGAAGATCTAGCCATCACCAGTAGGTGCATTGAAGCTATAGCCTCTAAGGTTTTGTCTCACCCATCCAAAGTGTCTCTCTCACATAGTCATTCAAGGAGGGTTAGGGATGATGACATGTCCTCTAACAGAGCCGCTGCTTTGAGCAGAGGATGGTGGGCTGAAGATATCGCGGAGTTGGGGATAGATCTTTACTGGAGGGCTATGATTGCTATTAAATCTGGTGGCAAGGTAAAGGCAAGTCTTATCGGTGATGCCCTTAGAGTTTACGCATCTAAATGGCTTCCTACTttacaaagaaacaagaaactagTCGGTAAGAAGGCGGATTCAGACTCAGATTCGGATACGGATACTTCATCGAAGAATaggttgttgttggaatccattATAAGCTTGCTTCCTGCTGAGAAAGGCGCGGTTTCTTGCAGTTTCTTGCTTAAACTTTTGAAAGCAGCAAATATCTTAAACGCATCAACGTCCTCAAAGATGGAACTAGCGAGAAGAGTAGCTCTTCAGCTAGAAGAAGCAACGGTTAGCGATTTGTTAATACCTCCAATGTCATACAAATCAGAAATGTTATACGATGTGGACATTGTCGCGACTATCTTGGAACAGTTTATGGTCCAAGGACAGGCTAGTCCACCAACAAGCCCTATAAGAGGTAAAAAGGGAATGAtggatagaagaagaagatctcgtTCGGCTGAGAATATTGATCTTGAGTTCCAAGAGAGTAGGAGATCATCCTCTGCCTCTCATAGCTCAAAGCTTAAGGTAGCTAAGCTTGTGGATGGATATCTCCAACAGATTGCTAGAGACGTGAATCTACCGCTCTCGAAGTTTGTTACTTTAGCTGAGAGTGTCCCTGAGTTTTCAAGACTTGATCATGATGATCTCTACAGAGCCATTGACATATATCTCAAG GCTCACAAGAACTTGAATAAATCAGAAAGGAAGAGAGTTTGTAGAGTATTGGACTGCAAGAAACTGTCAATGGAAGCGTGTATGCAGGCGGCGCAGAACGAGATGCTTCCATTGAGAGTAGTGGTCCAAGTCCTCTTCTACGAGCAGGCACGAGCCGCTGCAGCAACGAACAACGGTGAAGGCAAGATGACCGAACTGCCAAGCAACATCAAAGCACTCCTAGCCGCACACAACATCGACCCTTCTAACCCAAATGCAGCCGCTTTCAGCACGACAACAAGCATGGCAGCACCGGACGATCAATGGAGCGTCTCGGGTCTCAAATCACCTAAATCAAAGCTCTCAGGGACGCTAAGAAGCAAGCTAGCTGAAGATGAAGAGGTAGACGAGAGGTTTATGAACCAAGATGGAGGAAGAACTCCGTCTCGGTTTAAGGCCTTTTGTGCAATCCCTGGCCGTCCCAAGAAGATGTTCAGCAAGTTTTTGTCCATCAACAGAAACTCCAAcgtcaaaaactaa
- the LOC109129508 gene encoding uncharacterized protein LOC109129508, producing the protein MDPQDIHLILGLKPSKTFMLDDYVWIHTRSGHYTVKSGYRVATEETIGCQEVLEPSLTKLKSQVWKLKSPRKIKHFIWQAISGCIASCSRLADRHCGTDRTCPRCGAYEESINHVLFECPPALQVWALSHIPTAPCSSLYSNLDFLFWGATDQGIEFSLVEVFPWLLWYIWKSRNDKVFNNKDILPPDMRDTAYSEAVNWKLAHEMGRAEIEEDETEEPVARATQGDARVCRFDASWKDTDGTTGLGFELKGAPQTVYGIKGPSRQLTPLQAELDGLLWAMETVLLRGYDKVRFETDCSSIPKILDEMEDWPAFATELENFTRLRKSFYVFSITHIARTRNVRADCLSKSARVRGTIFSHVSSQIPEWLAHEANQFDLA; encoded by the coding sequence ATGGATCCTCAAGATATTCACTTGATATTAGGTTTAAAACCAAGTAAAACATTTATGTTGGATGATTATGTCTGGATACATACGAGGTCAGGCCATTACACGGTGAAATCGGGGTATCGAGTTGCAACAGAAGAGACTATAGGGTGTCAGGAGGTACTTGAGCCAAGTCTAACAAAGTTAAAGAGTCAAGTGTGGAAGCTTAAGTCGCCGAGAAAGATTAAACATTTCATTTGGCAGGCGATATCTGGTTGTATTGCCTCCTGTAGCCGGTTAGCTGATCGTCACTGTGGAACAGATAGAACATGCCCGAGATGCGGTGCTTATGAGGAGTCAATAAACCACGTATTGTTCGAATGCCCACCAGCCCTCCAGGTATGGGCATTATCGCATATTCCGACAGCCCCGTGTTCATCCTTGTACTCAAATCTTGATTTCCTCTTCTGGGGTGCAACGGACCAAGGTATCGAATTTTCTCTGGTAGAGGTGTTCCCATGGTTACTTTGGTACATATGGAAGTCCAGGAACGATAAGGTCTTTAATAACAAAGACATACTGCCGCCGGACATGCGAGACACTGCATACTCAGAAGCTGTCAACTGGAAGCTAGCTCATGAAATGGGAAGAGCAGAGATAGAGGAGGATGAGACGGAGGAACCAGTCGCGAGGGCAACACAAGGCGATGCACGAGTGTGTCGTTTCGACGCTTCTTGGAAGGATACCGATGGTACAACAGGTCTGGGTTTTGAGCTGAAAGGTGCCCCACAAACGGTATACGGTATCAAAGGACCCTCACGACAACTTACCCCCCTCCAAGCTGAGCTGGACGGACTGCTTTGGGCGATGGAGACGGTGCTCTTAAGAGGCTATGATAAAGTGAGATTTGAAACAGACTGTTCAAGTATTCCCAAGATACTCGATGAGATGGAAGACTGGCCAGCTTTTGCTACGGAGCTGGAAAACTTCACTAGGTTGAGAAaaagtttttatgttttttcaatcacACATATTGCTAGAACAAGAAATGTCCGTGCCGACTGCCTTTCCAAGAGCGCTCGAGTACGTGGAACAATTTTTTCCCATGTTAGCTCGCAGATTCCGGAATGGTTGGCTCATGAGGCTAACCAATTCGATCTAGCGTAA